The Algoriphagus halophilus sequence AGTTGGCAGCGGTCATGGCTGAGGGGCAAGAAATCAAAGCCAAGGACATCAGCTTCTTTTCTCTTCAAGAGGAAAATATGTTCTTGATGGAGAATAAGACTTTGAGGCAGCATACCTGCGATATCATCAATCATTACCTGAAAAAGCATCAGGGGGATGTCATAGAAACAGCCAAAGCATTGGATATTGGAAAAAGCACCATTTATAAAATGATCCAGGAGGGAGAGGTTAATCCCGAATGATTCCAGAATCTGGAAAAAAATTCCAAAAAACGGAAAATTAAAATACTTTTTAGTTTAAAACAGGTTCATATGAACTCCTGGTAAGGCTTCATGAATTGGCTTGGTTTTTCTACAGTATGTGCCTATAAAATTGTTAAACTATGTATGGGTTAGTAAATAAGTCGATTCAGGAGCTCATCACCACCAATTATGGACAGGAGAAATGGGAACTGATCAAGCTAAAAAGCGGGATAAATATTGATTATTTTATCAGTACAGAACCTTATGATGATGCTGTTACCTACCAATTGGCGACAGCTGCTGCTGAGGAATTGAATATTACAGTAGAGGAAGTATTGTTTGCTTTTGGAGAATGGTGGATTCTCAAGACCGGAAGTGAAAAATACGGAGGATTAATGAAAGCTGGAGGGGCTAATCTCAAGGAATTTTTGATTAATCTTCCGCTTTTCCATGATCGAATTATGTTGATTTACCCCAAATTGACTCCTCCAGAATTTAAGGTGGAAGATATTGAAGCAAACTCATTGGTCTTACATTATTTTTCCAAAAGAGAAGGGTTAGTAGGTTTTGTCAAGGGATTGCTGTCAGGGTTAGGTAAATTATTTGAAACTAAAGTTGACATTGTTCATATATTAGGTAAATACAATGGTCATCCCCATGAAGCTTTTAAAATTGCTTGGTGAGTAACAATGAATTCCATATCGAAATCAAAAAAAGTCATTTAGACAGGACTTTTCCCTTTCATTTTGCGCTGTCAAAAGATGGTGAAATCTTATTTATAGGTCCCGGTCTATGGAAAATGCTGGGTGATGTAAGAGGGCAAAGGGCAATTGATTTATTTCTAATAAACAGACCTAAGGATACTGATTTTGATGTGGAATATTTGTCTCAAAGTTCCTCTAAAACATTTTTATTGAAGCTGAAAAATGGAAAGGAAACGCTTTTCCGGGGACAATTCGAATTTTTCGAAGAAAAAGAGCTACTTCTGTTTTTGGGTTCACCTTGGTTTAGTTCTATTGAGGAATTGGTTGCCAATGATTTATCTATCTCAGATTTTGCTCCTTTAGATCCTTTAGTAGACCTGCTACATTTAATAAAAAATCAGGAATTGGTTACTGCTGATCTCAAGGAACTGATCGGGACCATTTCCCTTCAAAAAGAAAGGCTAGAAAATCTCTCTTACGTGGCAAGTGCCAATTTGGATGGGATCATTTTTACCAATGAAGAGGGAATTATTACCTATGTCAATGAAGGATATCTTCATCAGACTGGATTTGAGAGGGAGAAAGTGATTGGTAAAACACCGATTGAATTAGGAAAAGGGGAGGAAACCCAAAAAGAAGAATTGAAAAGAATGCTGGAGTCCTTTTTTAAAAAGGAACCCTTTAAAGTTGAATTAAAGCACTATAGAAAAGATGGCACTTGGTTTTGGGCCAGGGTGAATGGTCAAGTGATTTTAGATAAAAAAGGAGACTTTTTACATTACTTCACATTGGTAGAGGATGTGACAGAAGAAAAGATATCCAAGAATAGAATACAGGAATTTGAGCAAACATTCCGTCAAGTATTGGAATTTTCTGGTGACAATGTCTGGGAACACGACTTCAAGACCAGAAAAACCAGCTTTTCGAATAAGGCAAAAAATTTCCTAGGTCTCAAATTTGATCCATCC is a genomic window containing:
- a CDS encoding heme NO-binding domain-containing protein, producing the protein MYGLVNKSIQELITTNYGQEKWELIKLKSGINIDYFISTEPYDDAVTYQLATAAAEELNITVEEVLFAFGEWWILKTGSEKYGGLMKAGGANLKEFLINLPLFHDRIMLIYPKLTPPEFKVEDIEANSLVLHYFSKREGLVGFVKGLLSGLGKLFETKVDIVHILGKYNGHPHEAFKIAW